GGTGCCCGGGGGCGAGGGGAggcggcccggcggggcgggtgtcccagctttctgctgctcctctccacGCGAAGCCGCAGACTGGCTTTGCGCTCGGTGTTTGCGGGTGCGCTTACGGAGTAATAAAGCGGTGTGGTGTCAAACCCTGAGCGGTGCCAAGTGCTGCTGGTCTTTACTAGTCGGGGTGGTCGCCGCTGGAGGCTCCGCAGCAGGTCTGCTGGCGTGTTTGAACTAACTGTCTGCTCGTAGGGTTATTGGAAAGCAACTGGCTCCTCGGGATTCCTTGCCTAATCAGAGGTGttacctcctcctcttcccccagtgTCTCTTGACATCATTTCATCCATCAgagtttcagaggaaaaaaaaaaaaaaaaaaaaaaaccaccagcccAAAGCAGAACCCACCCAGTCTGTGAGCAGCCCACACCAGCCCCTCAGTTTTGCTGTGACTGCAGGGAAGAGCTGGATCAGGGCAAAGATGAAGGATGGGAGTGGGGCTGAGTTCCTTGTCCTGAAGGATTTGGTGCGGGGCGAATCGAGGGGAATCCGGAGCGATGCACCGACCGGCATCCCCCGTGCCCCGGGAGGGGATCAATAAACCCTCCGGCCGTGCGTGGGGATGCGGAGGCGCTTGACCCACGGAAGAAAGAAGCTCTCAAGGTGCGTTTGCTCCTGCCAGTCAGTGTTGCTCCATGGGATTTCTTCTGCCCCCCGCAACTGACCTGATGTGGACCGAAGTGTTTCTAACATGAACTTGCTCTCTGGGATCTGGTGGTCTCTTCCCCTGGTCTTGTTCTGGGCGACCCCACCAGTCACCTCCTCATGGTGGTAAGTTGTGCAATTCcaggaatttttatttgctcttgGGGAAGGTGGGGTCGGATTAATTGTAAAttagggaggagggggggaagccTCTCCCTCGCAGGCTCGTACAAGCGGAGCTCGCTTGCTGCCAGCTGCTCCGGTCCAGAAAGCCCGGCCTTAAAGCAAGCGGGATTAGACGGTCCCGGCATCTCCTTCCACACCCCGTCCCTGCTCCCCGGCCTCCTCCTTCGCATAAGCACGGAGCAGCTGCGAGGGCTGAGCGGGGCTTTCGGCAGGGCTGAGGGGCGCGGAGGGACCCTGCttgcccggcccggcccggctcggctcggcgggggcagcggggcacCTCCCGGCCGGCGCTGCCAGACCCGGCCGCTGCCCCGGCGCAGCGGAGCCGCCGGAGGGAGTGGGAGGAGGGCAGGCTCGCCGGGAACACGCCCGAGGTGCGCGGATGAAgcgctgctgctggcagccagccctCCGCGCCCCGGCGGCTCTGGGAATTGGCTGCAgcggggatttttttttattattaattcccccccccctccccccgccccgcttcTTCCTcgccctccccatcccctccctccttcaAAGTTTCTCCTCGCTGAACTGCaaagtgcaagtgcaaagggtTGAAAGCCCTGCGGGCAGCGCAGGACCCCACTTGGAACGGTATTTGATCTCGTTGCGGGGCGTCCAAGCGAGCTGCAAAACACGGGGCCGTGTTATGGGTTAGAATGGAAACAGAAACCTGCCCCTCAAACTGGGGACCCCAACCAAGCCCGGACTGAAAAGTCTTGGCGTAGAAGAGGAGTTAACCAGCTTCTTACAAACCTGGGGAACACATTGAACCTTGACACTGGCTGACGCGGGATCAAAGCCTGATTTATCAGACTGAGCGTATTTCAATAAAATGACTATCTGTGGCCGTAGCCGTATAAACGTTATTTATAGCGGTGGCTTTTTGTCATGGTGTCTTTTAACTGccacttaaatatattttttttttaaatcacgGTTTTAACGATTTTATGATcgtataaaataatgaaaatacaagaaaaggacattttcttctgtttgatcCCTTCAAAAGACACCTATAGTAGTTTGGGTTTTATAAAAGGTACCTTTCGAAACATTTCAGGACTAATAGAGACCATCTGGATAtgatgtaatttaatttttgtcaaggtggggggtttttgttgttggttttttgtttgttttttttttttttttaagtactgcACGGAGCTGTAATAGCGGGGTTTGGGGTTCTCCTTTCACGTTATTAAAAAACACAGCACCGGAGACTAATTTTAAAGGatttccaccaaaaaaagccgaggcagctgcagctctggatCCGCTGGAAGAAGGCTCCTGCCCGCAGACGGGGCGCtgaggacacccccccccccttcccccggaGCCGGTGCCCGGGGGTCGCCGCAGACccccggctctgccctgcccctTCCTTCCCGCAGGTACATGGGGGCCGTGGGCTCGTCGCGGGTGATGTGCGACAACGTGCCGGGCCTGGTGAGCCGGCAGCGGCAGCTGTGCCGGCGGCACCCCGAGGCCATGCTCTCCATCGGGCGCGGCGTGGCCGCCTGGACGGCCGAGTGCCAGCACCAGTTCCGCCGGCACCGCTGGGACTGCAACGCCCTGGAGCGGGGGCAGCGTCTCCTCGGCCGCGTCCTGCTGCGCAGTGAGTCCCGCGTGCCGTGGCGTGGCGTGGGAGGTGCCTTCCCGGGCGGGGCGCGCAGCGGAGTGCGCAACCTCCGCGCAGCTGCCGGCGCCTTCGGGCTGAGGGTAAAAGAGGTTTTAGGGGGGGACGGTCAGCGCTCGGCTGGCACCAACACTGGGAGTGCGACGGTAAGCGGAggccgccctcctcctcctcctcctcctcctcctcctcctcctcgtaCCCGTGTTCCTAGCAATGGTGAAGCTTCGTTTTACGTTTCAGGACGAAGGGAAGGGGAAACACGAAATTATCTTAGGGTCTCATAGTCAGCAGAAGAGCACATACCATAACGAGAAGTGCTATTTTGCTCAAAAACCTGTATCAGAGAAGAAAGACATGGGCAAGGTTCAGAAAAGGGGTTTGGCGTGGTAGGGACTGGCCCTGCAGTTCCCAACTTCTCAGTTTTTCATTGTGTAATGTACCCCCAAAGTAAGGGCTACAGAGAAACCGAGGTGCCAGCATGCAGCAGTTGGGCAGAGGGCTTTCCAGCACAGCCCACCCTGCCTAGGGAGACCAGTACCCTGGGGGGCCTGAAAGAGGCAGCCCACGGCCAAAGAGGATCCCAGTGCACTGGCATGGCAGAGGACAGGCCGGATCCCGCTGGAGCGTTTCCCCGGGGAAGCGCAGCAACAGGGTGCAGTCCCgcctgggctgtgctgcttgCGAAGTGTGGGGTGAGGTGTGGGGTCTGTGCCAGCGccggggcagcgctgccctccAGGCCCATAGCCCCCCTCTGCGGGGGGTGTGACAGCTGGTCCCTCAGGTCGGGCTCCAGCGGAGAGAGAAGTGGGGACGCATCGGATAGGGGTGAGCCAGGCCTGTGCAGACCCTGGGCAGCTGAGGACTACAATGTGCTTCCCACCCTGAGGGAGGATGGTTAAGTAAGGTGGTAGTGTCATCTAAATGTTGGACTAAGGCATCTGGTGAGTCTTCAGAGAGCTTGTATTGTCCTTTTGATGCAAAGAAAGGGCTGAGATCTGTTACCGAGCCAGGATGTCCCTATCCAAGTGCTAAACGTGTTGAGATTCTTCTAAACTGTAGCTCTTTTCACCAAACGCCACACCTGGGCACAGAGCCCTGGCACACAGCTGGTGGGGCTGGCCCTACCCTGGGACTGGTGTCCCTGGGATGTCCCCAGCACCGTTCGAGAGCCTCTCCAGGCTGTGAGCAGCGTGGCACCtgcggggagaggaggaggaggaggaggaaagtacCCCGGGGCCATTGCCCCAGTGGTGGGTATGGGGAGGAGGATAGGAGCCACTGGGCACGCTGACCCAAGCAGTGGGATTTCATCCACGGAGCATCATTCGGTGCCAGGCTCCACTGCTGGTAAATGGTTCCCGGAACCAGCTTCATGTTCCCTTAGCAATTATTTGTGAGTAACCAGTAACATCACCCATCAGCTGAAGTTTTCAGTGAGGTTTGTCTGACACTCAGGAAAACACGTCTGGCAGAACATGGCCTAATTCTGATGAGGCTATttcataaaaaagtaaaaatgcattttttccaagAGTGAAGTTTTCACTGTTGGCTCATGGGAGAGAATTTAGAAATACTAAATAATAAGTTACATAGTGTAGTGCTGCCCCTACAATAAAATCACAGGTAACATTCTCTCTTTAGGGTCCTACTTTACTGTGCTAACATTACTTAAGGTTTCATGTTCTTCAGACAGGTCTTTCTCACTGCTAGCGGACTTAGGTACTGCACAAAAATCTACTTCTCACTCTTTCCATGctaaaaacctttaaaaatattgaaatattccATTATCATAAATAGAGTTGTGCCAACATATGACAGCTCTGTATTGTAAATTACTacctcttaaaataaatgtaagcaATTACTATATCAAAATTCATACCCAATAGCTTCAGAGTAGGCATAGACTAGAAATTGCCGATTATCTTTGGTACAACAAAGTATCTTCGCTAAGAGTAGGGAAAACTGCCCGAGCAGCTGGCGTGTGGAAGTCGCAGCTGCCAGGCCAAATCCTGCCTCAAGCATGACACAAGCAGTGCCATTGATTTCATGGAACTTGTTTGTGTGAATTACGGTTACCGGGCTTGGTTCTGggcagaaaatttaatttattttcagaaaataacacCCAAGATTTCTCCCTACCGCCTTTTAAGCAGGAAAGTCTATTCCAAGTgctttggaagaggaaaagctagTTTCAAGAgttatttgcaatattttgcaATGTCTGTGTTGTTCCAGTGTCcctatttaataatttcttaaatCTATCTCTGAAATAGCACTTCATATATTGTTCTAAACCAATGAAACATGATAGAAATACCAGCTGTCCTATTCACTTATCTCTACAAAATATCTAATCTGTGAAAGTATATTAATCAATATCAGAAgcaaatgtttaatattttccaaCTCTAACACTATATTGATGAGTTTTTACCAGGGAGGGGTCCAAGTTTAAGCCATGACTAATTCTGGCTCCAGGGAATGTGCATTTGTGAAGATTTCAGCCCAGTTTTTATCTTTTGCTCAGCAAAAAAGTCCAGGCTAACTGGCTGGAGTTAGGATAGCCACTCAAACTAACTACCCCAATGATTTTTAAAGcgtctttttttgtttcaggtaGTCGGGAATCTGCTTTTGTACATGCCATCTCCTCCGCTGGAGTTGTTTTTGCCATCACCAGGGCATGTAGCCAAGGGGAGTTGAAATCCTGCTCCTGCGACCCCAAGAAGAAAGGCTCTGCCAAGGACAGCAAGGGCCATTTTGACTGGGGTGGCTGCAGCGATAACATCGACTACGGCGTTAAATTTGCCAGAGCCTTCGTGGATGCCAAAGAACggaaaggaaaagatgcaaGAGCACTGATGAACCTTCACAACAACAGAGCTGGAAGGAAGGTGGGTGTCTGTCCCCCAAATGCCTGGAGATGCTCTCAGTGAGCTCTCGCAGGTCTGGGGCACGTATCGGTTGGCCATTCTGACTGGTTTCGGCGGTTAGGAAGCGGTTTGGGATGAGCAGGAGACCGAGATGCTGTTTCTGTCTCCCTTGGAGGTTCAGCGTGGCAGAGACCTCCAGACTGAGCGCAACTGCTTGACAGTGCTCCCATCTGAGTCAGCTCAGGGGCTCCTCGTGTGGGAAGTTAAGCACGAGCCCAAGTTGTTGCAGGACCTGTTTGGAtggaggttttgttttgagCCTAATCCTTATATATGGAGGAGTTTTGGTTAATAAAGAACGGAAATTCCTAAGGGAGGCTGAAGACCATACGGAAAAACAGGCTTGACTATTAAAGAGCAAATTCCAAATagctttggaggaaaaaacccaccatgcTGTCCGCTCCTGTATGTATATGGTAAACCTAAACACAAAATGAGCAGacataaaatacaattatttcacgttttaagaaaataaatccaaaatacatGTTCTTCCAAAAGGCATTGGCCTTGGGGCATGATCTGCTCTAAACAAAACCCTTCTCCATAACATTGAATTTCAACAAGAAGAGtctttacttttttattgtAGGTGAGTAGAAGGAGTAGTTGCCGGACATATTGCCCGCTGCTGGTGCAAGGGCTGAGGAAAACACGCACTAACATTTTGTGGTGGTAGTTATAAATAGTAAGAATAGTGCATGAAACTGGAATGTGCCGATTCATTATCCAAAACATACTAAAAATTTGCTGCATCCAAACCATCTGAATaacacagaaaagtattttctagtGCTAGATCAAGCACTTCTAAAATTAATCTTAGAGACTTCTTGTTTCTTGTCTTTGGTTTTCCTTAATATACATTCAGTAGGAAGTAAATGGTTCATATTCTGatctttttgtattaaaaagttCCCTTTATAAACTGTAAAATTGTTCTATATTAACTAGCCCTTATTAGAAGAAAAGATCCAATTTTAATGAATTGTACTGCAAGTAGATGATTTTCCTGATAAATATTTCTCCATCAACATCTTTCCTCCACCTGTTTACAACCAGCAGGTGTAATTACTATGTAATATAGATAGATGAGGCTATTCAGATCAGTGCTATGGCTGTATTTATGTTACTGTTCAAAAGAGACTGCAGTCTACAACATAAGCAAGGACTTTATTGGGTGCATTAGCCCCATGCTGGGAAGTACTTTCTGAAATAGTTGAGTAACTTAGTAAGtttaaacaaatatatatgCCAAATAATAACAGAGTACTGGTAAGCAGGCagttgtttgggttgtttggggttttttttagaaaaaaatgataaagaGACTGTAATAAATGTGtttagttaaaaataatcaacaCATTCTCATATGCTTTAGGACCTGCTTTATAGAAAGGGATGCTGGTTTGTACCCACAAAGCAGGTTTAGCTTTGCAGGGATCTCACTACCTCAGCCCACCCACAAGCCTGGCATTCGGATCTGGGGAAGACCAGCTGTGCCCTTGGCTTTTTCTCATCCTCAAAAGGGGAGGCCTGTGTTGAtaggtttcttttaaaactagACTATCAATTTTTActaatttataaatacattgaataaatatttataataatcCCATAGGAATCATACAAAATAATATACATTGtcactgaccaaaaaaaaagtcctgcatCCTtatgtgctgcttctgctatTTCACGGCTCAGTCCAGCAAGTTGTTTTAAATGTGCGAGTAGGTTAACTTCTTCCTACTCAGATAATTAAAACCAAGCATCTGCTTAAATCCCTTTCTGAGCAGAATCCCAGTTTTGTGATAGTACCACTGGCAACAAAATGGGGCTGTTGGGAATGCCAGTGACTTCTTTGAAGTAGTCAAATAGTTTACaagttggaaagaaagaaaattagaagtACTTTGGGTTTATAACACATTTATTCTCACTTTATTACTAAGTGCTTGACTGAAAAATGCCACCCCACTGTGCATCGGTCTCACTCCTAGTCATggagcttttctctctcttacctTCCCCCCATGATGCTGTTCCTCTTGTACAAACTCTAAAATGTTCATATTTCATGAACCCTTAAGGCATAATATTTATAGACCAAATATCTGTATCTTCAGAAttaggaataaattatttattgtataTGAACCCATCTGTTGTTCTCCAACATCATACAGATAGCTTAAATGTCTGAGATGAAGCTGAAATGGCTTTAATGCTACCCAGACATTAAATTAATGGTGAAGATGGTCTCTTCAGTGCAAGCTAATGAAGGTCTTATTctaaaatgtttgttaaaaGGTTTATgagcactttaaaaataccatattttaaaattttgtgtaGACCAGATGC
This sequence is a window from Balearica regulorum gibbericeps isolate bBalReg1 chromosome 1, bBalReg1.pri, whole genome shotgun sequence. Protein-coding genes within it:
- the WNT2 gene encoding protein Wnt-2 — its product is MNLLSGIWWSLPLVLFWATPPVTSSWWYMGAVGSSRVMCDNVPGLVSRQRQLCRRHPEAMLSIGRGVAAWTAECQHQFRRHRWDCNALERGQRLLGRVLLRSSRESAFVHAISSAGVVFAITRACSQGELKSCSCDPKKKGSAKDSKGHFDWGGCSDNIDYGVKFARAFVDAKERKGKDARALMNLHNNRAGRKAVKRFLKQECKCHGVSGSCTLRTCWLAMADFRKTGDYLWKKYNGAIQVVMNQDGTGFTVANKRFKKPTKNDLVYFESSPDYCIRDRDVGSLGTAGRVCNQTSRGMDSCEVMCCGRGYDTSRVSRMTKCECKFHWCCAVRCQDCLEVVDIHTCKAPKSAGWISRT